Proteins encoded by one window of Rutidosis leptorrhynchoides isolate AG116_Rl617_1_P2 chromosome 7, CSIRO_AGI_Rlap_v1, whole genome shotgun sequence:
- the LOC139858648 gene encoding F-box/FBD/LRR-repeat protein At1g13570-like, whose translation MHILSNNPLKSFTMLTHGLSILINNDDEYGTMDELFYSIPVIEHLTLDVWDCVYFGRGVIPREVATSLVHLKYLRLEGMCFLANDWFRFLLLLLRSSPNLEMLELQMLCEHDDHDDDHEDLYSVTMQDCSDIWLNHLIELEIEDNPNTKYELEFVKLILAKSPVLEKVMLNGYCKDEEMRLLEALLPSPPASPIVEIIGYCGGKDHVIFTSLKSVSGSY comes from the exons ATGCACATCTTATCCAATAATCCACTAAAAAGCTTCACAATG CTTACGCACGGTCTGAGTATTTTGATCAATAATGACGATGAATATGGCACCATGGATGAGCTATTTTATTCCATACCTGTGATTGAACATCTTACTCTTGATGTTTGGGATTGTGTG TATTTCGGCAGAGGGGTCATTCCACGAGAGGTTGCAACTTCATTAGTCCATCTCAAATACTTACGTTTAGAAGGAATGTGTTTCCTTGCAAATGATTGGTTCCGGTTTCTTCTACTTTTGCTAAGAAGCTCCCCAAACTTGGAGATGCTTGAACTACAG ATGCTATGCGaacatgatgatcatgatgatgatcatGAGGACTTATACTCTGTAACAATGCAAGATTGTTCGGATATATGGTTGAATCATTTAATTGAATTGGAGATTGAAGATAATCCAAACACGAAGTATGAGCTGGAGTTTGTGAAGCTCATATTGGCCAAGTCACCTGTTCTCGAGAAGGTCATGTTAAATGGTTACTGTAAAGATGAAGAGATGAGGTTGTTAGAAGCTCTCTTACCCTCCCCACCTGCCTCACCAATCGTTGAAATCATTGGTTATTGTGGTGGTAAAGATCATGTCATTTTTACGTCACTTAAATCGGTAAGTGGAAGCTATTGA